The genomic region GCGGGCAAGGAATTCGCCGGTGGAGGTGAATTCGTCCTTCCGTGGGGGAGGGTCCGTCCCACCAACATCACGCCCGATCCCGAAACGGGCATCGGCCAGTGGAGTCGCGAGAGGTTCATCGGGCGCTTCAAGGAATTCGACCCCTCGAACGGGCGGGTCATTGCGGTGAAGGACGGTGAATTCAACACCATCATGCCGTGGAGTGAATACAGCGGCATGACCGAGGCCGACCTAGGCGCGATCTACGACTATCTGAAGACGTTGAAACCCATCTCGAATACCGTCGTCCTCTTCACTCCGGCCGGCGCAAGTCAGGATCACGATTCCAATCGCCGTCCTTGAAGCGGAGCGAAATGGGCGGCGCCGCGGCGCGCTGAACCGCGATCTCGGCTTGACATGTGGTGATGAGCGCGTCAGGCTCCTCCGATGGCGCAGGCGCTACGGATTCGCAACGTGCCGATCCGCCTCCGCCGAAAGTTCAAGTCCCGGGCGTTTTCAGCCGACTTGTCGCTTTCGGCCTACCTCTTGAGGGATTTTCGCCGCTCACCTGAAATCCCCACGGAAGAGGAGTTACGCCGCCGGGTCGAGAGGCTCAAGAAACTTCGCGCTACTCCTTGGACCACTATCCCATCCCCTCCATTGCGCGGCTAGGCTCTGGTTGGAAAGGTTCCTCCGGTAGCCGCAGGCTTCAGCCTGCGTCCGAGGACGCACCCTTGAAGGGTGCGCCTACCAGGAAATCTCACGGCAATGAGGTGCTTCTCAGACACAGGCTAGTGACCTGGACCGAACGGGCAGCCGACGGTCAATGCCGGAACGGGCAGCCAGCCGGGAGCATGACTCCCGGCGTAATCCCCCAGACCTGCCCGAATTCTGACGCCAACATCGGAAACCAGCTCATATCCGATCTCGATGGCGACAAGATTGGTCACCCAATCCCTCGGGAGCTTGTTGTAACCGTCATCCGGAACGAGAGGCAGCGTCAGCCCGTGATCTTCATCGTACCAACGAGGTCCATTGTAGATACCCTGCCCGTAGCTCAGGTAAATTCGGTGCGTGCCACCCACACTCGCGCGAAGCCCCGGAGTGTACACCGGAAATCCCCACCCGACGGTGTAGCCCGGCATGAAGAACGTCCAAGCGCCGACATTCAGAAACGGTTCAAGCGCAAAGCCGCCATCCACCAAAGGGTAGTAGAAACCGGCTCCCATCCCGACAACGTTCATCGTCGGGCCTTCGCCAGCCTCCACCACCACCCCAGGGAATTTGAACTTGTCCTCCTCGCTGGACGCCCTGCTCTGTGCTGCTCCACGGCCGCACAGTCCAAGCACACCGGCGATGCCGAAAAACAGGAATCCAATCCCATGTCGCCTCAATTCGCCCCGCGAGATTCGTGACTCGTGGGACGCGGCTGCGCCAGGAAGAATCAGAAGCTTCCGAGAGCTGGATGGGCGGTCGGGATTTTGAGCCGCTTGGATCACCTACCCGTGCGTGACTTGAGATAGCCGATGGCATGGCCCGTGAGCGCCCCGACAAACCGTTCGAATCGAAGCTCCGCCGATGGTTCGCGGAACCTGCCCATCGGACCTGTACTGCGATCCGTCAGTAGCAAGCAGGAACAATCGTACAGCTGTTCACGAACGAGTTTCTGGCAGAACAATTCATATCTCTTGGCATACGACGCTGGGATTCGCAAGGTCTGAGGGAATTGCGTCGGGGAGGCTGGTACTCTCCACTCAATCAATCTGCAAGTTCCGGCCCATTGGACTTGAACAATCAGAGGTGAGAAACTATTAATCGTGGCAGGGATGTCCGTCCACAACCAGACGAAGACGCTGGGACAGTTCTTCACGCCGCCGGACGTGGCGCGTACTCTTGTTCACTGGGCCACCCAGCGAAAACGCGATCGTTTGCTTGATCCATCGTGTGGGGACGGAGAATTCCTCGCCTGTCATCGCAAGTCGGTCGGCATCGAGATCGATCCACAAAAAGCCGCGATGGCCAAAATGCGCGCGCCGTGGTCCCTCGTGCACGAAGGCGACTTTTTCGATTGGGCCGCGCAGACCAAGGAAAGGTTCGACGCCGCTGCCGGGAATCCTCCCTTCATTCGATATCAAAGTTTTTCAGGTGTTCTCAGGGAAAAGGCGCTTTCACTTGCGTCCTTCTTAGGGGCCGAATTCAGCGGTCTCTCTTCGTCCTGGGCGCCCTTTCTGGTAGTTGCCGCGAGCCTGCTCAAGCCCGGGGGCAAGATGGCGTTCGTGGTGCCGGCCGAGATCGGCCACGCCACATATGCGAAACCTCTGATTGAATGGATTTGCGGGCATTTTGGGCAGGTCCGTCTTGTGGCTTTTCGCGAGAAACTGTTTCCGGCCTTGTCGGAGGACGCCTGGTTCCTGTACTGCTCAGGCTTCGGCGATGAGACGACGGGAATCCATCTGAACTGTCTTGAGAGATTTGTGGCCGATCAGGAACCGGCCAGATTCGCAAGGCGCATCGAACTTTCAACCTGGAGGGAATCCGGCTGGAAGCTGAGACGCAACCTCCTAACAGACACCCAGCTTGATCTCTATGACGATCTCATCGCCAGACCCTCGGTGGTGAGATTCTCAGAGGTGGCCCACGCAGGCATTGGTTACGTCACTGGGGCCAACGATTTCTTTCACCTCCGACCCTCCGAGGCGCGGTCTCATGGGATTCCGCGCCGAGTCCTCCGCGTGTCGGTGCGAAAGTCCCAACAGCTTCCTTCCTCTACGGTTGATCGCGCCGTGGTAGCCAATTGGATCGCAACGGACGAACCGGTCCTTCTGTTGGACCTTGCTGAGCTGAACGATCTCCCCGATTCCGTGCGACGTTATCTAGCTACCCCCGCGGCGAGAGACGCCAAGCGGGCGTACAAATGTCGGAATCGAGCCCCGTGGTACGCTGTTCCCGATGTCCGGACCCCCGATGCGTTCCTGTCGTACATGAGTGACAGCCAGCCCTTGCTGGTCCGAAATCCCGCCGGTTGCACCTGCACCAATTCCATTCATGCGGTGAGATTCAAGCCAGGTGTGGCGGCGCGCGATGTCCAGCGGGCTTGGAATGAGCCACTCGGCCAGCTAAGTTGCGAGTTGGAGGGCCATCCGCTCGGAGGCGGCCTCCTGAAACTCGAGCCGGGGGAAGCGGCGAACGTCCGGATCGCGATGAATGGACTAAGATTGACAAGAAGTGAGGCTGATACGATCGCCGAGGCCACCTCCCTGATGAGGAAGTGGAGGCATTATGCGTCCTGAGGAGATATCGCGTTTCCTAAACGTCAAATCGGCCCTCACCGAATTCGTCACCGTCGTGGGGACGCAGGCACAGGAGCACATCAAACCATTTCACAAGTATGTTGCCTTGCGCCTCGTGTTTGAGGGCGGCTTTGCGCCGGACGAGGTCAGCCCCCGTCCCCCGCTCACGGTCGACAACCGCGGCAAACGGAGGCGGATTCGATTCGATGAAAGCGTCGAAGGGAATGGGGAGCAGACCGTGTTAGGAGGTTTGAAGAGCAAGAGAGTCGATGTGGTAGTTGCGAAACGCGGCGTCGGCCCCGTAGTGGCGGTATCCATAAAGGGGACGGGAAACGCGTTTCGTAATCTGACGAACAGGATGGAGGAGGCCATAGGCGATTCGACCAACATCCACATCATGTACCCCGGTCTTGTGTACGGGTTCCTCCACTTGCTGAAAGCGAATCGAGAGGGAAAGTTCCGTAAGAATGATGTCTCCGTCGATATGCAAGGTCGGGTGGTCCCAGCCATAGCGCGATACCATGATGTGCTGCGGGGCTTGACGGGAAGACGCTTCGTTCGAAATGACTTCACCCGGTATGAAGCCGTTACGCTTGTCATGGTGGATTCATCGGGGAAGCGAAGGGGAGAAATCTTTGGGAAGTATCCGAGCCTTGACAGTCCGCTTCATCTTTCCCGATTTTTCGCGAGCCTCTACAACGTTTATGACTTGAGGTTTCCCTACGTGTCGGCGTCGGTGCCCAGTCTCGAGCGGATCGAATGGGACTCGGGGTCCCCCGCGTTCGTCCAGTTCGGCTCATTAGGACAATTCACCCGGATTGCAGGGTACACGCCGCGAGTTTCCCACGGATAGAGACCCATCCGGCAGGCGGCAGGGTCGCGACGACGAGAGTCATCGGAAAAGGGCGCCGATTCCGGCTCGATTCGCCCCCCCCTCCGCTCCGGGACCGCGAGATGAACCGTTATGAGGCCCCGGCGCAGCCGTGGATGCGGAGGGCGCCGGATTGGAGGTCGAGGATGAAATGCGAGGCGCGGTCCCACTGTTCCATGACGGGCAGTTTGACCGTTTCGTCGATCACGCGTTTCAGGAAGCGCGCGCCATACTGGATGCTGTAGCCCTTCGCGGCGAGGGCGGCGGCGGCCTCCTCCGTGTAACTCAGGCTCTTGCCGAAGCCACGCAGGTGGGCGTCCAACGCCGCGAGATGACGCTCTACAATCTGCCGCACCTCGCCTTCTGATAGCGGCGTGAAGACCACCACTTCATCGATCCGGTTGATGAACTCCGGTGAGAAGGCTTTTTCCAGCTCCGCCATGACATCCGATCGGATCGCCGCGAACTCCTTCCCTTCCTGGAGGAAGCCCATGGGACGCGTGAGGCTCTTGAAGTGCTCGGCGCCCAGGTTCGACGTCATGATGATGGTCGAATCGCTGAAGTAGACCTTCCGGCCGCGACCGTCCGTCATCCACCCCTCGTCGAAGACTTGCAGGAATAGATCGCGCACCCACCGATTGGCCTTTTCCATTTCGTCGAGCAGCACAATCGTGAAGGGGTGGTCGCGGATGGCGCTCGTCAAGACCCCGCCGCGCTCGCTGCCCACAATCCCCCGTGGCATACCGATGAGCTTGTCCACACCAAGCGTCGAGTCCGAGAATTCCGACATGTCCATCCGCACCATCTTCCGATCATCGCCGAAGAGGAACTCGGCCAGCGCTTTCGCCATCTCCGTTTTCCCCACGCCGGTGGGCCCCAGAAAGAGGAGAACCCCGTCCGGTCGCGCGGCATCCAACTTCAGTGGACCCTTGTTCAGCCGCAGCCGCCGCACGACCGCATCCTTCGCCTCCCGCTGGCCCACGATGCGACGATCCAAAACCTCCGGAAGCGCGTCGAAGGGGGGGATGCCGTCCCGAGCGATCATCGCATATGGAATCTTCGCCTCCTCCGCCACCACCCGCGCCACGTCCTCCGCGCGCACGATTTTCTCCTGGCCGTGGAACTCCACTTTCACGCACGCCGTGTTGAGCCATCCGATCGCCTTGTCCGGCAGCCGGAGGTGGTGCATGTAGCGCCGGGAGAGATCCATCGCCGCATTCAGCGCGGCGTCGGACACATTGACGCCATAATATTCCTCGTAGCGTTTGCCGGCCTCGGCCAGGATGGTTCGCGCATGCTCCGGCGAAGGCTCCTCCACGTGGACGATGCGGAATCGTCGCGTGAGCGCCTCATCCTCCTGGATGTGCATTTTGTACTCGGCCAGCGTGGTCGCTCCAACGATCTGAACCTCTCCTCTCGCAAGGGCGGAGCGCAGGATGGTGGCCGCGTCCGACGTGACGCCGAGCGCCGTGCCCGCCCCGATCATCGTGTGCGCCTCATCGACAAACAGGATGATGTCTTTCCGCTCGCGCACCTCGCGGATGATTTTTTCCATCCGATCCTCGAACATCCCGCGGAAGACCGTTCCCGCCACAAGCGTGTTCATCTGAAGGTTCACGATCTGGGCCTCGCGGAGCCGTTCGGGAATGGTCTGCGGTTCAAGCTCAAGCTTCCGTGCCATCCCCTCGGCCAGGGCGGTCTTGCCCACTCCCGCATCGCCCACGAGCATCACGGAGTTTTGCCTTTCCCGGTGGCAGAGAATTTCCACCATTTGCCGGAGCTCGGCTTCGCGTCCCACGAGCGGGGGAATGCGACCCTGAAGGGCCAGTTGATTCAGATTGACGCCGTACATGGCCAGGTGGGGAGGCAGGTCGTGCTTCCTTCGGCGCAGCTCAGCCCCGGACCTTCGATCGCGATGCCTGGTTTTGAGCCACTCCTGGACTTCATCGGGGCTGACGCCGAAGGACATCAGCATTCGGGCGGGGAGGGAATGCTCGTCCCGGAACATGGCAGCCAGGAGATCCGCTGAATGGATGAGATTCCGGCCCCTTTTCTGGGCCTCCTCCCAGGCGTGCTTGAAAACCATTTTCGTATCGCTGGGAATCCGCATTCCCACGCCGAGATACTGCTTGGCCGTGTGCATCTGGGCCCGCACGGCTTCGTCCACCAGGTCCAGCGGGAGGCGGACGTCGTCGGCCATCTCCTTGAACAAATCGTGTTCGATTTCGAGAAGGGCGAGGAAGAGGTGCTCGATGCCGAGGAAGAAATGCTGCCGCCGCTGGGATTCGTCGACCGCCCGCGTGAGAACGCGGAAGCAGCGTTCGGACATCTTGTTCTGGTATCGCGAGAGGTCGATCACCCGAACTCCTTCCGTTCAGAATACCAACGGAAGCGAAGAGCGTCAATCGAACGGCCGCTTGGGACCTTTCAGGCTGCTTTTCCAAGGACCGCCGGCCCTCAGCGACCATTTTGAATCGGGTTTGAATCCATGCACTTTCATAGGTTCCTCCGCTCTCACGTGAAGGTAAATGAAAAGAAGTGAAGGATCTTTCTTGACAGCTTGGCGCCACATCCGTATAATTAACTACTGTGAAGAAGGACGAAGGGCAATCCGGGGCTCCGTCTGCCATGGTCCGCCGGGACCCCCCCGCTCCCCTGCGGGCGGAGATCATGACCGTGAAGCAGGTGGCCGATTACCTCCAGATGGAATCGCACACGGTCTACAAGATGGCGCGCCTGGGCGAAATCCCCTCGTTCAAGGTTTCCGGTCGCTGGAGATTCAAACGCGATTTGATTGACGAATGGTTCCGGGAGAAATCCCTGGGACGAGTCCGGAAAGAGGCCTCATAGGTCATTTCAGTCCCAAGGAGGGCTGCGGGATGAAACGCACGGCATGGATGGCTGCAAGCGTGGCCCTGCTTTTTCTTTGGCTCGCCGAGGCACAGCCGATCGAAGTCTCCCCCCCCCCGCCACCCGGCGAGAAACTCTTCACTCTTTCCAGCCAGGATGCCGACCTCCGAATCATCCTTCAGGCTCTGGCCGATGAGATGGGCG from Nitrospirota bacterium harbors:
- a CDS encoding SAM-dependent DNA methyltransferase; translation: MSVHNQTKTLGQFFTPPDVARTLVHWATQRKRDRLLDPSCGDGEFLACHRKSVGIEIDPQKAAMAKMRAPWSLVHEGDFFDWAAQTKERFDAAAGNPPFIRYQSFSGVLREKALSLASFLGAEFSGLSSSWAPFLVVAASLLKPGGKMAFVVPAEIGHATYAKPLIEWICGHFGQVRLVAFREKLFPALSEDAWFLYCSGFGDETTGIHLNCLERFVADQEPARFARRIELSTWRESGWKLRRNLLTDTQLDLYDDLIARPSVVRFSEVAHAGIGYVTGANDFFHLRPSEARSHGIPRRVLRVSVRKSQQLPSSTVDRAVVANWIATDEPVLLLDLAELNDLPDSVRRYLATPAARDAKRAYKCRNRAPWYAVPDVRTPDAFLSYMSDSQPLLVRNPAGCTCTNSIHAVRFKPGVAARDVQRAWNEPLGQLSCELEGHPLGGGLLKLEPGEAANVRIAMNGLRLTRSEADTIAEATSLMRKWRHYAS
- a CDS encoding ATP-dependent Clp protease ATP-binding subunit gives rise to the protein MIDLSRYQNKMSERCFRVLTRAVDESQRRQHFFLGIEHLFLALLEIEHDLFKEMADDVRLPLDLVDEAVRAQMHTAKQYLGVGMRIPSDTKMVFKHAWEEAQKRGRNLIHSADLLAAMFRDEHSLPARMLMSFGVSPDEVQEWLKTRHRDRRSGAELRRRKHDLPPHLAMYGVNLNQLALQGRIPPLVGREAELRQMVEILCHRERQNSVMLVGDAGVGKTALAEGMARKLELEPQTIPERLREAQIVNLQMNTLVAGTVFRGMFEDRMEKIIREVRERKDIILFVDEAHTMIGAGTALGVTSDAATILRSALARGEVQIVGATTLAEYKMHIQEDEALTRRFRIVHVEEPSPEHARTILAEAGKRYEEYYGVNVSDAALNAAMDLSRRYMHHLRLPDKAIGWLNTACVKVEFHGQEKIVRAEDVARVVAEEAKIPYAMIARDGIPPFDALPEVLDRRIVGQREAKDAVVRRLRLNKGPLKLDAARPDGVLLFLGPTGVGKTEMAKALAEFLFGDDRKMVRMDMSEFSDSTLGVDKLIGMPRGIVGSERGGVLTSAIRDHPFTIVLLDEMEKANRWVRDLFLQVFDEGWMTDGRGRKVYFSDSTIIMTSNLGAEHFKSLTRPMGFLQEGKEFAAIRSDVMAELEKAFSPEFINRIDEVVVFTPLSEGEVRQIVERHLAALDAHLRGFGKSLSYTEEAAAALAAKGYSIQYGARFLKRVIDETVKLPVMEQWDRASHFILDLQSGALRIHGCAGAS
- a CDS encoding helix-turn-helix domain-containing protein, whose translation is MVRRDPPAPLRAEIMTVKQVADYLQMESHTVYKMARLGEIPSFKVSGRWRFKRDLIDEWFREKSLGRVRKEAS